In a single window of the Biomphalaria glabrata chromosome 5, xgBioGlab47.1, whole genome shotgun sequence genome:
- the LOC106078894 gene encoding low-density lipoprotein receptor-related protein 8-like — translation MDARLNMVYFVGFMCYLLLILSLSVNPSYATNSTTSGSNITCSINQFQCSNAVCITLSWKCDGQADCYDGSDEKNCPQTTCSDDFFRCNNGECIPSRWTCDSSSDCKDGSDELNCTVPSNETTCDSDEYHCSNSKKCIPRIWVCDKSADCPEEDDEDKESCLKLCDQSEFTCQNEQCISIQWQCDGSKDCLDGSDEFNCTSVKAQCSEDHKMCDDTECISSSWWCDGDSDCEDGSDEKNCTIQLPNPCSSTEFQCLSPEFELHCIHMAWRCDGEEDCNDGSDERNCSESSCRPDQIRCDDALCLSNSFVCDGEKDCKDGSDEKNCSSPAKCSSGQFACNDGTCISEESLCDGKSDCGASEDEDTAFCSSDPCKVDNGKCMQICLPNPNGRGRVCMCNPGFELKHDSQTACQDINECEIPGTCSQICVNTKGSYKCECEKNYSLVNHTFCKAVGDKHAELILSDHHALRRLHLDTFDYTKIFDSHLAIAMDFDIRENKLFWSDVKSKKIFMASLNSNETVTIINQNLLMPDGLAVDWVHNNLYIADSVSDTIEVFQLDGSNRKTLIHNDLEEPRAIALDPQNGWMYWTDWGSSPKIEKCGMHGQNRHVIVTTNVVWPNGLTIDYIQKRLYWADAKLHMIVSSNMDGGDQKIILKSHNLLGHPFSITVFEDNLYWTDWQTNGVQKFNKFGKGNATTLLRNLHRPTDIHVFHLLRQPTSINFCGDNNGGCSHLCLPRPQLKTNKSYECACPDGMKFGTGEQQHHCVLSDEMSTKKPVQWPVNNVVNRITTDKLDATIKYQSTTEKTQDIYNKSLSNDANGQAEDGAGLIALIVIVVLLCIGVAVTVVIFLLIKRYKKRNIKSMNFDNPVYRKTTTDDQLIMNKSDRRSSVPTVRIDSSLQPLTQDHEYVV, via the exons ATGGATGCGCGTTTAAATATGGTGTACTTCGTGGGATTTATGTGTTACTTGCTTTTAATATTATCTCTCAGTGTTAACCCTTCGTATGCCACCAACAGTACAACTTCTGGATCTAACA TAACTTGTTCAATTAATCAGTTTCAATGCTCTAATGCCGTTTGCATTACGTTGTCATGGAAATGTGATGGACAAGCGGATTGCTATGATGGTTCCGATGAAAAAAATTGtc CTCAAACAACCTGCTCTGATGATTTCTTCCGTTGCAACAATGGAGAATGCATACCATCAAGATGGACATGTGATTCATCTTCAGACTGCAAAGATGGTAGTGATGAACTCAATTGCACAGTTCCCTCAAATG AAACAACGTGTGATTCTGATGAATACCACTGCTCCAACTCTAAAAAATGTATTCCACGCATCTGGGTATGTGATAAATCAGCTGATTGCCCCGAAGAAGATGATGAAGACAAAGAAA GTTGTTTAAAACTCTGTGATCAGTCTGAATTTACATGTCAAAATGAACAGTGCATTTCTATTCAATGGCAGTGTGATGGTTCCAAAGACTGTCTGGATGGCTCCGATGAGTTCAATTGCA CATCTGTAAAGGCCCAGTGCAGTGAGGATCACAAAATGTGTGACGATACTGAATGTATTAGCAGCTCATGGTGGTGCGATGGCGATTCAGATTGTGAGGAtggttctgatgaaaaaaactGCACAATACAGCTTCCAAATCCATGTTCTTCTACAGAATTTCAGTGTCTGTCACCTGAATTTGAATTACATTGTATTCATATGGCCTGGCGATGTGATGGTGAGGAGGATTGCAATGATGGAAGTGATGAGCGTAATT GTTCTGAATCATCATGTAGACCAGATCAGATTAGATGTGATGATGCACTTTGTTTAAGTAATTCTTTTGTGTGTGATGGTGAAAAAGATTGTAAAGATGGCTCAGATGAGAAAAACTGTTCATCTCCTG CTAAATGTTCATCTGGCCAATTTGCTTGCAATGATGGAACTTGTATATCAGAAGAAAGTTTGTGTGATGGAAAATCAGATTGTGGTGCCTCTGAGGATGAGGATACAGCTTTTTGTTCATCAGATC caTGCAAAGTAGACAATGGCAAATGTATGCAAATTTGCTTACCTAACCCTAATGGACGAGGTAGAGTTTGTATGTGCAATCCTGGTTTTGAGCTTAAACACGACTCTCAAACTGCATGCCAGGACATCAATGAGTGTGAGATACCAGGAACCTGTTCCCAAATTTGTGTCAACACCAAGGGCTCTTACAAGTGTGAATGTGAGAAAAACTATTCCTTGGTAAATCATACCTTCTGCAAGGCCGTTGGAG ATAAACATGCTGAGCTTATCCTATCAGATCATCATGCTTTGCGTCGTCTACATTTGGATACGTTTGATTATACCAAGATTTTCGACAGTCATTTAGCTATAGCAATGGACTTTGACATCAGGGAAAATAAATTGTTCTGGTCAGATGTCAAGTCCAAAAAGATTTTCAT ggcTAGTCTCAACAGTAATGAGACAGTAACCATCATCAACCAGAACCTGTTAATGCCGGATGGTCTAGCCGTAGATTGGGTCCATAACAATCTGTACATAGCTGATAGTGTTTCAGATACGATTGAAGTCTTCCAATTGGATGGATCTAACAGAAAGACATTGATACATAATGATTTGGAGGAGCCACGTGCAATTGCTTTGGATCCACAGAATGG GTGGATGTATTGGACAGATTGGGGAAGCAGCCCTAAAATTGAAAAGTGTGGTATGCATGGTCAAAACCGACATGTGATTGTAACAACCAATGTTGTCTGGCCAAATGGTTTAACTATTG ATTATATTCAAAAGCGACTTTATTGGGCTGATGCCAAGCTTCATATGATTGTTAGCAGCAATATGGATGGTGGAGATCAAAAGATAATACTAAAAAGCCATAATCTTTTGGGGCATCCATTTAGTATTACTGTGTTTGAAGACAATCTGTACTGGACAGACTGGCAGACTAATGGTGTTCAAAAATTCAACAAATTTGGAAAGGGAAATGCCACTACACTTCTTAGAAATCTGCATCGTCCTACAGATATTCATGTGTTCCATTTACTTCGCCAGCCAACTT CTATTAACTTCTGTGGTGACAACAATGGTGGGTGCTCCCATTTGTGTCTCCCTCGCCCTCAGCTTAAAACAAACAAGAGCTATGAATGTGCTTGTCCAGATGGGATGAAATTTGGGACAGGAGAGCAGCAACACCACTGTGTCCTAT CTGATGAGATGTCCACCAAAAAACCTGTTCAATGGCCAGTAAACAATGTAGTCAACAGAATCACCACTGACAAATTGGATGCCACAATTAAATATCAGAGCACTACTGAAAAGACTCAAGACATTTACAATAAATCTCTTAGCAATGATGCCAATGGCCAGGCTGAAGATGGTGCTGGATTGATTGCATTGATAGTAATTGTAGTACTCTTGTGTATAGGCGTGGCTGTTACTGTA GTCATATTTTTGCTGATCAAAAGatacaagaaaagaaacatCAAGTCCATGAATTTTGACAACCCTGTATACAGGAAAACAACAACTGATGATCAGTTGATAATGAACAAAAGTGATAGGAGATCTAGTGTGCCGACAGTAAGAATAGACTCA AGCTTGCAGCCTTTAACACAAGATCATGAATATGTTGTCTGA